Proteins encoded within one genomic window of Thermoplasmata archaeon:
- a CDS encoding DUF1743 domain-containing protein: MLTELLRGARAEGIDLLGEPRLVRLNPNIPWKTRGNAALAARFGHGTGPRRRLGEIDGAPVWSFPAGAPLAVADAWADRAWRIVREAAESGAPGTDPALVASRRLLPSELYWDAVREVVSVGAVRAALERSGAIVRTLGSDRGIVGAAAAIAWRGRHPTWELIAYRSPARYGRPRSVSRESVRRAVREVPGLFLCEDPRTRRLMVAPHTACPILFGLRGTRRGSPLAARRLVQSEPVDRWTLFRTNQGSGDHLRIRAAGALGPYRSGIVRGRVSAPPARLPGGHVRFAIVDASGTALDCLAFEPTKTLPPVARDLVAGDSVRVWGSRGADTAFRLEGIEIVRRAPRFGRPRPPRCADCERTSTSLGRQRGFRCPGCHRRWPPEAAIPRPLAARFAPGVYHPTPSARRHLAPRGPEP, translated from the coding sequence GTGCTCACCGAGCTCCTGCGCGGCGCCCGGGCGGAGGGAATCGATCTCCTCGGCGAGCCGCGGCTGGTCCGGCTCAACCCGAACATCCCGTGGAAGACGCGCGGGAACGCGGCGCTGGCGGCGCGCTTCGGGCACGGTACCGGGCCGCGCCGCCGCCTGGGCGAGATCGACGGTGCGCCGGTGTGGTCGTTCCCGGCGGGAGCCCCGCTCGCCGTCGCCGACGCGTGGGCCGACCGCGCCTGGCGCATCGTCCGCGAGGCCGCCGAGTCCGGGGCGCCGGGCACGGACCCCGCGCTGGTCGCCAGCCGCCGACTCCTTCCTTCCGAACTCTACTGGGACGCCGTTCGGGAGGTCGTATCCGTCGGCGCGGTCCGTGCCGCCCTCGAGCGCTCGGGAGCGATCGTACGGACGCTCGGCTCGGATCGCGGCATCGTCGGCGCCGCCGCCGCGATCGCCTGGCGGGGTCGGCATCCGACGTGGGAGCTGATCGCCTACCGATCCCCCGCGCGCTACGGACGACCACGCTCGGTCAGCCGGGAGAGCGTCCGGCGGGCGGTGCGCGAGGTCCCGGGCCTGTTCTTGTGCGAGGACCCGCGGACCCGGCGCCTGATGGTGGCTCCGCACACCGCGTGCCCCATCCTCTTCGGGCTCCGCGGGACCCGGCGAGGATCGCCGCTCGCCGCGCGGCGGCTCGTCCAGTCCGAGCCGGTGGACCGGTGGACCCTCTTCCGCACCAACCAGGGCTCGGGCGATCATCTGCGGATCCGCGCGGCCGGCGCGCTCGGCCCGTACCGCTCGGGCATCGTCCGAGGCCGGGTCTCGGCGCCGCCGGCGCGACTCCCCGGGGGCCACGTGCGCTTCGCGATCGTGGACGCGAGCGGGACCGCCCTCGATTGCCTCGCGTTCGAGCCGACCAAGACGCTGCCGCCGGTCGCGCGCGACCTCGTCGCGGGCGACTCGGTCCGGGTCTGGGGCAGCCGAGGCGCCGACACCGCCTTCCGGCTCGAGGGGATCGAGATCGTTCGCCGGGCGCCCCGCTTCGGTCGCCCCCGGCCGCCCCGTTGCGCGGACTGCGAACGGACCTCCACGTCGCTCGGCCGGCAGCGCGGATTCCGGTGCCCGGGCTGCCATCGACGCTGGCCCCCGGAGGCCGCCATCCCGCGGCCGCTCGCCGCGCGGTTCGCCCCCGGGGTTTACCACCCCACCCCGTCCGCGCGCCGCCATCTCGCCCCGCGGGGCCCCGAGCCCTGA
- the hisS gene encoding histidine--tRNA ligase: protein MGLQPLRGFRDYPPPEAGTRSELRRRMRAAARRAGYQELETPSVESFELYQTKSGEGIAAQAWLFRDKGDRPVALVPETTPSLARVFVERAKSEPLPVKWFTVSKIWRYEEPQTGRTREFAQFNLDVLGVPGIEAEADLLSAAALVLDEVGADGLYAFRINDRAISEGIGRLVGAAEPSRFFRAVDQFRKLSSAEFAIELAGAGVAQDKAGELIELLSAAPNGVPPPELERFFQRLVDRGLDAAAQEGIARMRRLFPLLERAGLGDRIVFDPTVVRGLAYYTSTVFEAFAREGSGRSLFGGGRYDHLIELFEGPPTAAVGLAIGDQMLELLLKRAGRWPDGEPPLDSYVVVVEAALLPDAVAIVQELRRAGLSADCDLLGRSMSRQLKEAARRRSRRALILGLREAAPGAVVERDLSSGAQREIPRSEVARSG, encoded by the coding sequence ATGGGCCTCCAACCGCTCCGAGGGTTCCGCGACTACCCTCCCCCCGAGGCGGGGACGCGCTCGGAGCTGCGGCGCCGGATGCGCGCGGCCGCGCGTCGCGCCGGCTACCAGGAGCTCGAGACCCCGAGCGTCGAGAGCTTCGAGCTCTACCAGACGAAGAGCGGCGAAGGGATCGCGGCCCAGGCCTGGCTGTTCCGCGACAAGGGCGACCGGCCCGTCGCGCTCGTCCCGGAGACCACCCCCTCGCTCGCGCGCGTCTTCGTGGAACGCGCGAAGTCCGAGCCGCTGCCGGTCAAGTGGTTCACCGTCTCCAAGATCTGGCGCTACGAGGAGCCGCAGACCGGCCGCACGCGCGAGTTCGCCCAGTTCAACCTCGACGTCCTCGGCGTGCCCGGCATCGAGGCCGAGGCCGACCTGTTGAGCGCCGCCGCGCTCGTGCTCGACGAGGTCGGCGCCGACGGCCTCTACGCGTTCCGCATCAACGACCGCGCGATCAGCGAGGGGATCGGACGGCTCGTCGGCGCCGCCGAGCCCTCCCGCTTCTTCCGCGCGGTCGACCAGTTCCGCAAGCTGTCCTCGGCCGAGTTCGCGATCGAGCTCGCGGGCGCGGGGGTCGCGCAGGACAAGGCCGGGGAGCTGATCGAGCTCTTGTCCGCCGCGCCGAACGGCGTCCCGCCGCCCGAGCTCGAGCGCTTCTTTCAGCGTCTGGTGGACCGGGGCCTCGACGCCGCGGCGCAGGAGGGGATCGCGAGGATGCGCCGGCTGTTCCCGCTGCTCGAGCGCGCCGGCCTCGGCGACCGCATCGTCTTCGATCCCACGGTCGTCCGCGGCCTCGCCTACTACACCTCGACCGTGTTCGAGGCGTTCGCGCGCGAGGGGTCCGGCCGCTCGCTCTTCGGCGGGGGCCGCTACGATCACCTGATCGAGCTGTTCGAGGGCCCGCCCACGGCCGCCGTGGGCCTCGCGATCGGCGACCAGATGCTCGAGCTGCTGCTCAAGCGCGCCGGCCGTTGGCCCGACGGAGAGCCGCCCCTCGATTCCTACGTCGTCGTCGTCGAGGCGGCGCTGCTCCCCGACGCGGTGGCGATCGTGCAGGAACTGCGGCGCGCCGGGCTCAGCGCGGACTGCGACCTGCTCGGCCGCTCGATGTCGCGCCAGCTCAAGGAGGCCGCGCGACGGCGCTCGCGGCGGGCGCTGATCCTGGGTCTGCGGGAGGCCGCGCCGGGGGCGGTCGTCGAGCGGGATCTTTCGAGTGGTGCGCAGCGTGAGATCCCTCGGAGCGAGGTGGCACGATCGGGGTGA
- a CDS encoding NAD+ synthase, translating into MSGLEPRLPAHALGTILRFVRAHALAEGATGVVVGLSGGIDSALTARLARDALGAAHVLGVQLPDERFPAEIIAETDAFGRSLGIEVRTVPIDGAVRAIRELLPEIADRVTLGNEVARVRMTVLYALARERRRRVAGTGNKSELLLGYFTKYGDGGVDLLPIGDLYKTEVLALARELELPAAIRERPPSAGLWEGQTDEGELGLPYAEIDRILVGLEQLRDEGEIVERTGLSADVVRAIVQRVHASRHKRRPPPVAKVGLRTVGLDWRE; encoded by the coding sequence ATGAGCGGCCTCGAGCCCCGGCTGCCCGCGCACGCGCTCGGGACGATCCTGCGGTTCGTGAGAGCGCACGCGCTCGCCGAGGGTGCCACCGGCGTCGTGGTCGGCCTCTCCGGCGGCATCGACAGCGCGCTGACCGCGCGCCTCGCCCGCGACGCGCTCGGCGCGGCGCACGTCCTCGGCGTCCAGCTCCCCGACGAGCGGTTCCCGGCCGAGATCATCGCCGAGACGGACGCGTTCGGCCGGTCGCTGGGCATCGAAGTGAGAACGGTGCCGATCGACGGCGCGGTCCGGGCGATCCGCGAGCTCCTCCCCGAGATCGCCGACCGGGTGACGCTCGGCAACGAGGTGGCCCGCGTCCGCATGACGGTCCTCTACGCGCTCGCCCGCGAGCGCCGCCGCCGGGTGGCGGGTACCGGCAACAAGTCCGAGCTCCTGCTCGGCTACTTCACGAAGTACGGCGACGGCGGTGTCGATCTGCTGCCGATCGGCGATCTGTACAAGACCGAGGTGCTCGCGCTCGCGCGGGAGCTCGAACTGCCGGCCGCGATCCGCGAGCGGCCGCCCAGCGCCGGCCTATGGGAGGGCCAGACCGACGAGGGCGAGCTCGGACTGCCCTACGCGGAGATCGACCGGATCCTCGTCGGGCTCGAGCAGCTGCGCGACGAGGGAGAGATCGTCGAGCGCACCGGCCTGTCCGCCGACGTGGTCCGCGCGATCGTCCAGCGGGTCCACGCGAGTCGCCACAAGCGTCGGCCGCCGCCGGTGGCCAAGGTCGGCCTTCGAACGGTGGGTCTGGACTGGCGCGAGTGA
- a CDS encoding archaeosine biosynthesis radical SAM protein RaSEA: MTPVSLARAVAHDRRPPPADGGSARRFVNQWVEAEAIGAERVSAFVVILRTRGCYWADQKGCSMCGYAKDTLGRSASAEELAEQTARALARYRDEPYVKVYTSGSFLDDREVDPESRRRFVSAFAGRARRLLFETLPEFATPEALAPLRASFSGELEVALGLETTDPTVLGHYVHKNAPPSEYLAAADRVRALGLRAKAYLLLKPPYLTEQEAIDDVVASVGVAARHFDALSINPVHIQGGTVVEWLYHRARYRPPWLWSLVAALRAGARRREAARLVSFPTAGGRPRGPHNCGACDAPVLAAIEEASLSQEFDALDALDCDCRATWAEGLALEPLGVEA, from the coding sequence ATGACGCCGGTCTCTCTGGCGCGGGCGGTCGCCCACGACCGCCGACCTCCCCCGGCCGACGGGGGCTCCGCCCGGCGGTTCGTGAACCAATGGGTCGAGGCCGAGGCGATCGGCGCCGAGCGGGTCAGCGCGTTCGTCGTCATCCTGCGGACCCGGGGTTGCTACTGGGCGGACCAGAAGGGCTGCTCGATGTGCGGCTACGCGAAGGACACGCTCGGCCGATCCGCGTCCGCCGAGGAGCTCGCGGAGCAGACCGCTCGCGCCCTGGCGCGCTACCGCGACGAGCCGTACGTCAAGGTGTACACCTCCGGGAGCTTCCTCGACGACCGGGAGGTCGACCCGGAGAGCCGCCGCCGCTTCGTCTCGGCGTTCGCGGGGCGGGCGCGGCGGCTCCTGTTCGAGACGCTGCCCGAGTTCGCCACCCCGGAAGCCCTCGCGCCGCTCCGGGCGTCGTTCTCCGGTGAGCTCGAGGTCGCCCTCGGCCTCGAGACCACCGACCCGACGGTCCTCGGCCACTACGTCCACAAGAACGCTCCGCCGTCCGAGTACCTCGCGGCCGCGGATCGCGTCCGCGCGCTCGGATTGCGGGCCAAGGCCTACCTGCTGCTGAAGCCGCCGTACCTCACGGAGCAGGAGGCGATCGACGACGTCGTGGCGAGCGTGGGCGTGGCCGCGCGGCACTTCGACGCCCTATCGATCAACCCGGTCCACATCCAAGGCGGCACGGTCGTCGAGTGGCTCTACCATCGCGCCCGTTACCGTCCGCCGTGGCTGTGGAGCCTGGTGGCGGCGCTGCGCGCGGGAGCGCGACGGCGAGAAGCCGCCCGCCTCGTATCGTTCCCGACCGCCGGCGGCCGCCCCCGGGGACCCCACAACTGCGGCGCGTGCGATGCGCCGGTCCTCGCCGCGATCGAGGAGGCCTCGCTGTCGCAGGAGTTCGATGCCCTCGACGCCCTCGACTGCGACTGCCGCGCGACGTGGGCCGAGGGCCTTGCGCTCGAGCCGCTGGGGGTCGAGGCATGA
- a CDS encoding DUF120 domain-containing protein, whose protein sequence is MLKALAAAGADHTPVVLTSRELGERIGVSQQAADRYLVALERRGLITRSLAQRRQRLGLTGEAMALLRTEYQSYRRIFEGPARVSFPGAVVSGLGEGRYYLSQPGYVVQFTERLGYRPYPGTLNVRINGAALRKVEMIGAGRGIRIDGFEASGRTFGGATCFPARLNGHPCHLIHPDRSHYRDVVEFVAAEFLRDALRLKDDDPVEVEVEEA, encoded by the coding sequence GTGCTCAAGGCGCTCGCGGCCGCCGGCGCGGACCACACCCCGGTCGTCCTCACCTCGCGCGAGCTCGGCGAGCGGATCGGGGTCAGTCAGCAGGCCGCGGACCGCTACCTCGTCGCCCTCGAGCGTCGGGGTCTGATTACCCGCTCGCTCGCCCAGCGGCGCCAGCGCCTGGGTCTCACGGGGGAGGCGATGGCGCTGCTGCGGACCGAATACCAGTCCTATCGACGCATCTTCGAGGGCCCGGCGCGGGTCTCCTTCCCGGGGGCCGTCGTCTCTGGTCTCGGGGAGGGACGCTACTACCTCAGCCAGCCCGGCTACGTCGTGCAGTTCACCGAGCGGCTCGGCTACCGGCCGTACCCCGGAACCCTCAACGTGCGCATCAACGGCGCGGCCCTGCGCAAGGTGGAGATGATCGGCGCGGGCCGGGGGATCCGGATCGACGGCTTCGAGGCGAGCGGGCGGACGTTCGGTGGCGCGACCTGCTTTCCCGCGCGGCTCAACGGCCACCCCTGCCACCTGATCCATCCCGACCGCTCGCACTACCGCGATGTCGTCGAGTTCGTCGCCGCCGAGTTCCTGCGCGACGCGCTCCGCCTGAAGGACGACGACCCGGTCGAGGTGGAGGTGGAGGAGGCATGA
- a CDS encoding LSM domain-containing protein, with the protein MPDAPTHLLERVLAQRVTLILKDSRQLTGKLLGLDEHMNLVLDDADEATAEVTRHLGRVVLRGSNVVTLHAPQGPPAKPA; encoded by the coding sequence ATGCCCGACGCGCCGACGCATCTCCTCGAGCGGGTCCTCGCCCAGCGGGTCACGCTGATCCTCAAGGACTCGCGCCAACTCACCGGCAAGCTGCTCGGGCTCGACGAGCACATGAACCTCGTGCTCGACGATGCGGACGAGGCGACCGCCGAGGTGACCCGCCATCTCGGTCGGGTCGTGCTACGCGGATCGAACGTCGTGACGCTCCATGCCCCGCAGGGTCCCCCCGCGAAGCCCGCGTGA